Part of the Nycticebus coucang isolate mNycCou1 chromosome 22, mNycCou1.pri, whole genome shotgun sequence genome, TCTTGGTGATTGTATTGTAAACACGATATTgaaaaatgttgaagaaaatcCAGTATCTGTGCATTAACCTGTTGGTTCATGTCCCTGTAGTTGCACAGGTGTTGTTCTATCTCATTTAACCAAATAGCCAACTTTAAGGTTCTGTGATCTAAAAGTGCAGTgtatcacttctcagccttttgccTAAGATTGAGTGAAAATGCAGTGTACTTCCTGAGGAATGAGCCTGTTCCCCTCACAGAGGTTCTCAAACAGGATGGAGGACTTCATGGTCAGAGATTAGAGGACCTAGGCAGCGGATTGGTGGTCTCAAGGTCCTTAACATCCTTGAGtagggctgagtgtggtggctcatgcctgtaatcccaacactctgggaagccaaaggaggaagattgcttgaggccaggaatttgagaccatctgggtaacatagcaagaccctgtttctacaaaaaagtaagaaaacaattggccaggtgtggtggcctatgcctgtagtcctagctatttggggaggcagaggtggaaggactgcttgtgcctaggaatttgaggttatagtgagctatgattgtgccacggcactccagcctgggcaacagaggagtgagaccctgtctcctaagacaaaacaaaataaaccttccccaccccctgcccagcCTCAGGTAGTATAAGATACAgccaaaataattaatttaagataaaattttacaaataaaaacccataaaaccaaaaaaacttgaatagatagggcggtgcctgtggctcaaaggagtagagggccggccccatatgccagaggtggcaggttcaaacccagcccctgccaaaaactgcaaaaaaaaaagggcagtgcctgtggctcaaggagtagggtgccggtcccctatgccggaggtggcgggttcaaacccagccccggccaaaaaccacacacacacaaaaaaacttgggcggtgcctgtggctcaaaggagtagggtgccaaccccatataccagaggtggtgggttcaaacccagccccggccaaaaactgcaaaaaaaaaaaaaaaaaaacttgaatagataATTATGAAATTAAACAGCTAAACAAGCTGGTGAATAAAGGCGCATTAATTACATTAATACTCCTATAATTAATgcagtgttttgtgtttttacaggctactattattttattcctttctctttagaaagtgaaaaatccattagcttttttctttttcttttacccagaaattaaaggttGGTAAGTGGTAATTAGCATAGCTCCTGTCAAAGCCAATTGCCTAATGGGGACCGACACTTGACTTAAGCTGAAAGAATGGAGTATAGCTAATGTGGAGTTcattagtcccagctgctttctTTGCTGTTCTTTTCTCCTACTGGAAGAAGAGGCATGGCCTGCTCTCTCACTCTCCTATTTTTAGACAGATTGCTGTGCTGCCACATTTCTATTCTACCCAGCCCGGAGGGAAGGTAAATGGTATCAAGGGCAGCATGATGTGCTTGCAAGTGCTCTCACTACACACCTGGGCTAGTTTGTGGTCTAAGGTCTTCCCACCTACAGACCTCTTGATAGGAGCCTCCTGGCctccagaaatgaaaaggaaccaCTGCTATCTCCTATGTGCTAGGTTCTAGAGAACTCCATTTAACTCCTTCAACCTTGGAGCCTGAGGCTAGCCTAAGGTCCCAAGAAATTAGATTCAATTGTTTGTCTCTCCAAAACTGTAATACTTTTTCCATTCTCCTATCCAGTACAGATGCTTGTTGGGTTTGTTTCAAGTACAGAATACTAGTACCCAGAATAGTCAACTAAAGCTCTACTATGTATttgacagaaatatatatatatatatatataattttttttttttttttgagacagtttcattttgtcgccctcggtagagtgctgtggcgtcatagctcacaacaagcaacctcaaactcttggtcttaagtgattctcttgcctcagcctcccaagtagctgggactacaggcatttgccacaatgcctggctatttttttgttgcagttgtcattatttagcaggcccaggccaggttcgaactatatgtggccggtgctgcaATCACTGTgcaacaggtgctgagcctgacaaaatatttttaatttaggagGGCAAAGATGAAGGTGTCTGTATAATTGGTGAATAGAGATACCATTACTGGGGTACTTGCTGCTCTGACACCACCAGCACCATGACTGTGGGGAGAAAGCTTTTGCAATCGTGTTGTAGGCACATTAGGCCTTTCTCAGTTGGCAAAGTTGCCAACTTACTACACTAGTATAAGAAAACTAGTGGTCTGGGCATGTTAATAGAAAAGTATGTAGACTTAAGAGAAAACAGAAGTAGAGAGTTAAACCAGAAGACCTGACTTTGGTTCCTATTCCTCTAATTGACCTTGTGACATTAGACAAGTCCCTGAACCCAATTTTGCTCATGTATAATACAAAATGATGGCTGACAAGCCACGCCCTACCTTACTCACCGGTTTGGTGAGGCTCAGATGTGTTAAGTGTCAACACACAGCAGATtttagaatgttaaaaaaaatttgtgatGGGCATTACTGCCCCTACAGGGGCATTTTGGAAACGTGCATACTTTAAGTTGTCTTAGTGATTGGAGGTTACTACTGGCATTGGGTGGGTTAGGGGCTGGGATACTAGTTATCCTGCAGTGCAGAGGAAAGGAATAACTGTCCCACATCCTGCATGACTTCAGTATCATGCTGGACAAAAACTTGTTCAAATGATTTTATCCTGAAAcctaattgtttttgttttgttttgagacagagtctcaagctgtcaccctgggtagagtgctgtggcatcacagctcacaacctccaactcttgggcttaagtgattctcttgcctcagcctcccaagtagatgggactacaggagcctgccacaacacctggctattttttgttgcagttgttaattGTTTAGGAGGCCCGGGCCAGATGTGAAcccccaccacctttggtatatgtggccggcgccctattcattgccctactcagtgagcaacgggtgctgagcctgttttgtttttgtttttaagacatggtctcactctgtagctaggctagaatgcagtgacatcaccatagctcacagcaacctcaaagtcctgtgcttaagtgatccacctgccttagtctcctgagtagctgggactacagcatgtaccactgtgcctggctaatttttttttatagagatgggggtcttgccatgttgctcagcctgctctcaaactcctgtcttcaagtcaacctcctgctttggcctttcaaagtgctgtgattataggcatgagccactgtgctcagccaagcacaaagcattttttttttttttgcagttttaattAAATCAAGGATAGATGATATTTTAGATGTTATTACAGGCCAgtcaaggtggctcatgcctgtaatcctagcactctgggaggccaaggtgggtggattgcctaagctcaggagttcaagaccatcctgagctagagcgagaccccatccctaaaaatagctgggcattgtggtgggcacctgtagtcctagctacttgggagactgtggcaagaggatcatttgtgcccaaaagtttgaggttgctataagctatgatgctatggcagtgaggacaacaaagtgagattgtttctcaaaaaaaaaaaaaaaaaaaatactgttctgGGAATCTCATTACTAAGGGCAATGAGGTGGTATCTGGGCTGACAATTAGTGCACACCCATGTCAGCTTGCCTCTGTCAAATTCACAATAATTTATCCTGTAAGGAAAAGCATCTGACAGCCTCAGTGTGCCTTTGGGCACATTCAGTGACATACATGCCAttatattagaaattattttccttttgctttttctgaaatattaaattCAGGGTGTTATACTTTTGTGAGTGTAGGTAGTTTATCAGCTAtggctttttccttttgtttttgagacagaatcttactttgtcaccctcagaagagtgccctagcgtcatagctcacagtaacctcaaactcttgggctcaagtgattcccttgcctcagtctcccaagtaacggGGACTagaagcgcctgccacaatgcccggctatttttaaagacaaagtttcgctctggctcaggctggttttgaacctgtgagctcaggcaatctacccgcctcgccctcccagagtgctaggattacaggcatgagccacctcacctggccctcaGCTATGGTTTCTATTTAAGGATAATTCAACAGgcattacaaatatatattttatttttaaatttatttttatagcccATTCTtctgcagaaataaaaatttttccttttcttttgagatagagacttattttgtcaccctcatgccatggcatcacagctcacagcaatctccagctcttgggtttaggtgattctcttgcctcagcctaccgagtagctgggactacaggcacctgccacaatgcccagctatttttttgttgcagtttagccggggccaggttcgaacctgccacctttggtatatggggccagtaccctaccctctgagccacaggcactgcccaagatttttatttttcaaaataagctataaaaaggaaatactgGAGCTAGTGAGAACCAGTggtagcaggggtgtccaacctgtggcccgtgggctgcgtgctgattttgtgaagactttttttgcttatctgtgttaATTAGATATCATCAGAAGTATACATggaccctgtatttttttttttgctagctctcgttagtgtttgtgtatttgtatggcccaagacaatgTGTCTGCTTCCAatatgtggcagagaaaaaaaggttggacacccctagaaGCATTAGTAAAAAAGCCAAATAAATCTGAGCCTTCCTTGAAGATGATCATAGGAGAaggaagttctttttcttttttgtttttttttgcagtttttggccagggctgggtttgaacccgccacctccagcttatggggctggcgccatactcctttgagccacaggtgctgcccagaagttctttttttctatttttagtagagacggggtcttgctcttgctcaggctggtctcgaacttctcaagaaatccacctgcctctgcctcccagtatgctaggattataggtgtcagccacctcgcctggccaggaagttccttttgttttgtttaattgttttttgtATCCCAATTTTACCCTAGGACTTACTATTATAGTTCTTTGCTTAATAAATAGCCAATTTATCGCTTAATAGCATTCCATTTTCACCTATGCATACcgtaaaaaaagtcaaataagtCAATGATAATGAATCTTTTCCCTGCAAGGAGAGTGTGTTAGATTATAAAACCCGCAGAACAAGTGTGTACAGACACAGGAGGCATACAAATCAGAAGTGCTCTGCTGTGCACACAAAGAGGCATGGAGTTGCATCACATGGAAATTGCTTTAATGACCTTTTATACCCCCTGCCAGTAAAACATAttagaaaactgaaaagaatttTGCAGTGATAAAAGATACAATTTCACAATACCGAATTAGACATTAGAAATGGGAAAGTAGATTGTCTGTCCCTATGGTCTGCAAATTTAATGTGTgcctttaaacaaacaaaaaaattcattaacTTGAGAAACAAGTTTATGGCCATAATCAATGCTCTGTTATGTCACGTGTTGCTTTTTATTACATTATCTGTGTTTTTCTGCACTTCTAGCTTTAGGATAAGGAGTTCTAAAATGAGACAGTTTCTTTTCATTGTCCTTGACAATTACTTTTAAACAGGGAACATAAGAAGACATAATTAGCGGAGGTGGGATACGGTTGGTGTGGCTGTATCATTCAAAACCAGTAGTGGGGCATGTTGAGACCTGGAATAGCTTTTCTGGAGAAAGCATAAAGCTAGCCTTCCAACCTGATCCAGAACATACTCAAAGGCAGGGGGTACGGTAGTGTATAGGCTAAAGGCATCACGGATAACAAAAACAAGGCCACAGGTTTTTCTCTGGCATATTTCCAGCTTTAACTATGTGCGATCTTGTCTGGCTCGTTTAGGATTCTGTGGTTCTTCAGATAGTGAATTCTTCCTTGCTGAGATGTTCCGGAGAGAATGTAGGCTCTGGATCTGCTGCAGGCGCAGGGCGAACTCCTGCTTACAGGCCTGCTGGacgttttctgttttcttcatgtcCCAGTTCAAAGCAAGAGCCAGTGCTCTGGGGTCTTCTTTGGTAACCAACTGCAGCAAGAATAAGAACTACTGAAAACCACTACTTCTGTGCTCCTCACCTGCTGCtctcatgatttttcttttaaaagatgagttagttacttttaaattatttttgtaagagAAGAAAGAGTGGAGTGTCAtggtgtaatcacagctcactgcagcctttatcttctgggctcaagtgatcctcatgcctcagcctcctgagcagttgggaccacaggtgcatgccaccacacccagctcattaaaatttttttgtagagatgggggtcttgctatgttgcccaggctggctttaaattcctgacctcaagcaatcctcctgccttggcctcctgaagtgctgggattataggcgtgagccactgtgccctgcctctcATGATGTATTTCAGGGGAATGAGATCAGGGAATATCAGTTTATGTTATCTCTTTACACTGAAATGCTACGTTTCTGTCACAGTAAATGGTCAAGTGACTTTTCTTGCCATACCTCATACAATACCAACAGGAAAGGACCTTTGAAAAGTTTACTTGGagcgggcggctcctgtggctcaaggagtagggcgccagtcccatatgccagaggtggcaggttcatacccagccccagccaaaaaccacacacacacaaaaaagaaaagtttacttGGAGCAACCGTAAAGTCCTCCACCTACAGGAAAATTTAGCCAAGCTCATGCCAACAGTTCCTTTCCCTTTTGTCTACAATACAAAGGTAACCAGGACAAGGACAAGGACAAGAATAAGTAGCATCCACCTGATGGGCTCCCTTCATCAAGCTTCTAATTCCCTGGTCTTCAACAGCCAGTACGCAAGGATCCCCCAAGTCTGCTTTCTCATGTGAAATTTCACAGACTGCAGGGCTGACTGTGGATTTTCTTTGACCACGGCCACAAGCAGAAGCCATCTCAGAAGATGGAGCTCTGCTGGTCTTCTCTGTCAGGTTTAGTCATTTCACTACTGACCCTGGACCAGAGGGTAATGTTTAATGATTAGGGGAAGTGCACTCATTTTTTAAAGCCACTTTGACTTAGATTAAATGAGATGTTTGTAAATGCTTTGGTATATAACAGGCAAATTGGCAGATATGATTAGGGTCtgcagaagtgaaaaaaaaaaatcccatacatGCCATCCTCTGCATGGCAATCCTACATCTCCAGGGAAAGTCATTCTCTGCAGTTCAGGGACCCTGGTTCTTGCCCACCTCCAAATGGTGACTAGATAAACTCAGCTCTGGAGCAGGCTTCTCCTTCAGTGCAGTGAGGATCTGGCCCGGCAGTGCAATTTCAGAGGAGAGCTCTCTGCTGACACTTGTGTCAACTGCATCTACCTCTTCACTGAAACCAGCTCTGGACTCTGCAAGGGAGATGTGAGACAGAGATGAGCATGCTGTGTGGTCATTTCGCCACATGGCCACCCAGCCAGAGTAACCACGTGGGCAAGAGAGAAACATGCTGTTCCAAGATCCCAGCAGCTGTGGCTTCAGTGTTTCTGACTGCATTGCAAACATGAGGCCATCGCTCCAGGGAAAGCTCCACTGGCTCCAAGTTCTCAGAGTTGCTTCCCCAGGAGAGAATCCTACCTTCCTGCTTTGACAAGGTGCTGCCCTCCTTCTCCAAAGCCTGTAGATAAAGCTCCAGGAGTTGCTTGGACTGGCGGGCCTCCTCTCTCTGGTCAAGCACCTGCTGGAGTGTATTCTGGAGCCCCTGGATGGTGGCACAACTTTGGCATAGTTCCTGAGCCAGGTCTGAACATGGAACATCGATGAGCACCTAGGAAGCGAATACAGACTCTAAGGAATCTAAAAGGACTTTCCTAGCCAggtttgtggtaggcacctgtggacCTACCTTctagggtggctgaggcaagagaattgcttgagccaagagttggaggttgctgtgacctatgaccccacagcactctaccgagagtggcaatgtgaaactctgtctccatttaaaaaataaataaataaatagaaggacTTTCCATTGATTTTCTAGTGCTTAAGTAGTCTTAAGAACTCATTTCAGGCAGgttgcggtggctcacgcctgtaatcctagcactgtgggaggccaaagtgggtggattgcctgagcttacgaatttgagaccagcctgagcaagagtgagaccccgactctactaaaaatagaaaaactgaggcaagagcatcactttagcacaagagttggaggttgctgtgagctatgatgccatagcactccacccaggatgacaaaaaagaaagaaagaactaattTCCTCTATTTTCCAAAGTCCCCTACTGTGGCTGACTGAGAGTCAAGAGAGAAGCATGTGATATTTCCAATATTCCTCTACTTTTAACATTGGGAAAATACAGCAAAAACTCAATATTAAAAACTCATCTGTATGGATATAGGTGATATAtacagctcggcgcctgtaactcgGTGGCTAGGGTGTTGGGCACATACACAGGGcgggcaggttggaacctggccctgggcctgccaaacaacaatgacaactacaacacagcaacgaaatagctgggtgttgtggtggatgcctgtagtcccagctactcaggagtctgaggcaagaggatgtcttaggcccaagaatttgaggttgctgtgagctgtgatgccacggcaccctacccagggcgacacagtgactgtctcaaaaaaagaaacaaacaaaaaaatctcaccTGTACAGAACATAAAGGTGTCTGATCACTTATTCAATGAATCAATataaagatgttttaaaacaGTCACATCccttgggtggcccctgtggctcaatgggtagggcaccagccccatatactgagggtggtgggttcaaacctggcctggccaaactgccataacaacaaaaaatagcctggcgggcattgtgatgggtgcctagctagtagtcctagctactcaggaggctgaggcaagagaatcgtcaaagcccaagagctggaggttgctgtgagctatgatgccacagcactctaccaagggtaataaagtgagactctgtctctaaaaaaaacaaaaacaaaaacagtcacTTCCCAAAAGGGGGAGTTAGGGACTGACCCCACTGTTTCTTGGTATATTTGTTTATGGGGGACAACCTgaacatacaaaaagaaaacattggtttTCTGACCCCCTTCCTCCCAATGGTATGTGACTAAGCAAAAATTCCTTTGATTTTGACcgtaagcatttttatttttatttttgaaattttttcttttctttttttttgcagtttatggccggggctgggtttgaacccaccacctctggcataccgGCCGATGCCCTCCCCTTtaagccacgggcaccgccctctttttttttttttgagacagagtctcactgttacccttGGTTGGGACTCGAGatcttcttgctttagcctctcaagtagctgggactacaagtacccgccacaatgctcgcctgtttttagagatgggagatgtggtctcactcttgctcaggctggtttaacCTCAAattactgagctcaggcaatccaccagccttggtctcccagagtactagggttacagtcatgagccaccgtgcccagctttgaaaaatttttttacagGATCTTACTCTGCCATCCTGGCTGAAAtgtagtggcacaatcatagctcactgcagtttgaaactccagggctcaagtgatcctcctttctcagcctcctgagtatctgggactacaggtatgggcctggctaattttatctttttataaagaTGGATCTCATcatgatgcccaggctggtctcaaattcgggcctcaagctatcctcctgtcttggccttctaaagtgttggtattataggaatgagccaccacacctggcctgaaatttttttttactacaggCACtaaccaccatgcctagctaattttgtttttttaattattttttagagatggggttttgctatgatatccaggctagccttgaactcctagccttaagcaatcctccctcctcagcctcctgggtagctggaaataaaggcatgcaccactgcacccagcattaTACACGTTCATGCCTTTAAAAGACTCTgattttggctcggcgcctgtggctgaagcggctaaggcaccagccacatacacctgacgtAGCCaggttgaatccagcctgggccgccaaacaaacaatgatggctgcaaccaaaaaatagcagggcgttatggcggacgcctgtagtcccagctacttgagaggcagaggcaggagaattgcttgagcccaggagttggaggttgctgtgaactgtgatgccacggcactctacccagggcgacagcttgaggatctgtctcaaaaaaaaaaaaaaaaataaataaataaaaaaaataaaagattctactttttttttttaagagacagagtttcactccgttgccctctgtagagtgctgtagcatcacagctcacagcaacctccagcccttgggcctaggcaactctcttgtctcagcctcccagtagctgggaccacaggtggccaccacaacgcccagccattttttgttgcagtttggccagggctgggttggaacccgccacccttggtatatggggccaacaccctactcactgagccacaggcactgcacaaaagattctatttttaaaacagagtagCCTATACTTAACTTTGTCACCCACCcgggtattttttagagacagggggtctGTTCAATATGCAGAATAAGAAATACCTCACTTGTTATGTTTTAAATGTGCCAGAaagacaataatttttttttttttgagacagagtctcaagctgtcaccctggatagagtgccaaggcatcataggtcacagcaatctccaactcaggctgaagtgatcctcttgcctcggtttttcttagtagagatggggtcttgcttttgatcaggctggtctcaaactcataagctcaagcaatccattcacctcggcctcccacagtgctaggattataggcataagccactgtgcctggccaaaggACAGTAATTTTTAAGGAGGATCAATCTTGTTGGATAAACAGTATTATATTAGAAATTGTCTTtatgactcagtgcctgtagctcagcggccaaGGTGCCaagcacatacaccagagctggcgggttcaaattcagcccgggcctgccaaacaatgacaaccaaaaaaaagctgggcgttgtggcggtcgcctgtagtcccagctgcttgggaggctgaggcaagagaattgcttaagcccaagagttcaaagttgctatgagctgtgacgccatggtactctaccaagggcaacatggtgagactctattttttttttttttttttttgtagagacagagtctcactttatggcccttggtagagtgtcatggcattagacagctcacagcaacctccagctcctgggcttaagcgattctcttgcctcagcccccctagtagctgggactacaggcacccgccacaacacccggctattttattttttggttacagtttagccggggccgggtttgaacccgccaccctcggtatatggggccggcaccctaccgactgagccacaggcgacgcccatagtgagactctttctcaaaaaaaaaaaagaaattctctttgtAAGAGAAAAACTGTTAACACGCTTAGCAGTGGTTTTAAACTCAGCTGCACATTATTATCACTATGGATATAGTGATTAGCATAAACTATAACAAAAGCTTACATTTCTTGAGTACTAGAGTGGGAATAGCCCCTTCTCCGAGGGAGAagtcttgttattttttaaattttatattgcataatttttttttttttgcagtttttggccagggctgggtttgaacccaccacctctggcatatagggccggcaccctactcctttgagccacagatgccacccacaTTGCATACATTTTTAAACAAGCAATACCAATACTTTCACAAGGTTCACAATTCAAGAGGTGCAAACATCATGAAATAGGTCTTAGAATTTCCCGTtttacagaaaatgaaacaaaagaggGTAACTGACTTCCCAAGAATCACTGTCACAGTTCTAATCCTTATAATTATGTGCAAATAATCCCTGtgatctttccttccctcctgtccTCCTGGCCCAGAGTCCCTGTGCTGGGTGTCCTTCCTTGTCAGCTCTTTGAGTGTCCTAAGCGTCCCCCTGTAGTCCAGCTGTCAGGGTGTGGACTCTGACAAACTCATTCCTATTTTGGTAAGTTCTACTATGCTCCATAGTCTAAGGATATAATACGCTAATCTCTTGGGTTGGGGAGAACctcactttctgtttctttttgtttttttttttgcacttttggccggggctgggtttgaacctgccacctctggcatatggggccagcgccctactcctttgagccataggcgctgcccactttctgtttcttaaaagaaaaaaaaaaaaagaaagcaagcaagaaagaaatcATGCTTGCTCCtgccttctctctgcctggaacactAGCCCTGAGTTTTCCATGAAGCTCCATCTTGTCCTGTAGCTTTCAGTTTAACTGTCACCTCTTGAGAACCTACCAATGTTTATCAAAACcccttttgttttgtgttttattttagcaatgtggtctcactatgttgtccaggctaattcacactccttggctcaagtgatcaatctgcctcagcttcctaagcagctgggactacaggcacctatcaccacgcccagctaaatGCAGGTATCCTTTAATTCAGCAATCATACCCCTATGAGTTTATTCTACAGATTAGCATACGTGCAAAATGACACTGGTATGAGCTTTTACAGCACTGCCTAGATTAGCAAGACTGGTGAGAACCCACATGTCCATCAATTGACGGGAGCtcaataaataaatcatggtatacGCGTGAAATAGAACAgtagcagaaagaaaaagatgctttTTCTATATGGATCTAGAATACTCTCTAATACACAAATAGAGGCACAGATGTGGGAggagaaaatatatgcatatttgtttgtatataaaatatCCCTGGAGTGGGAAACTCATGGATCAGTTGTCTCTGAGAAGAGAAATCTGGGTGGCTGGGGCAGGGCTCAGACTTTCCCTGTATGTCCTTTTTCTccaatagctttattgagatataactcaCATATCATACTATTAA contains:
- the DFFA gene encoding DNA fragmentation factor subunit alpha, whose translation is MEVTEDVGAPEPGEIRNLKPCLLRRNHSREQHGVAASCLEELRSKACDILAIDKSLTPVTLVLAEDGTIVDDDDYFLCLPSNTKFVALANNEKWVYNNSDGGTAWISQESFDVDETDSRTGLKWKNVAKQLKEDLSNIILLSEEDLQVLIDVPCSDLAQELCQSCATIQGLQNTLQQVLDQREEARQSKQLLELYLQALEKEGSTLSKQEESRAGFSEEVDAVDTSVSRELSSEIALPGQILTALKEKPAPELSLSSHHLELVTKEDPRALALALNWDMKKTENVQQACKQEFALRLQQIQSLHSLRNISARKNSLSEEPQNPKRARQDRT